The following DNA comes from Marichromatium purpuratum 984.
CGCCGGCATCAGATAGCGCACCGCCTTCTCGAGTCCGCTGGCGACCCCGCGCGAGACCACCAGCACCACCATCGCCATGAAGATGGTGTGCCAGGCGAGCAGACGCTCGGCATCACCCACCAGCGCTGCGAAGATCTCGCCGGCGGCGACGCCGTCGATCCCGTTGAAGACACCGGTGGCGGCGCGAAAGACGTAGGCCAGCGCCCAGCCGGCGATCACGCTGTAGAAGGAGAGGATCAGGAAAGCGGTGACGATGCCCATCCAGCCGACGACCTGCCAGCCCCCGGCGCGTCCCTCCTGGGCGGTCAAGGTGCGCATGCTGTTGATCGGGCTCTGGCGTCCGCGTCGACCGAGCATGATCTCGGCCATCATGATCGGGATGCCGATGGCAGCGACACAGATCAGATAGACCAGGACGAATGCCCCACCGCCGTATTCGCCGGCGGCATAGGGGAAACGCCAGATATTGCCCAGGCCGACGGCCGAACCACTGGCCGCAAGGATGAAGGCGAGACGTGTGGACCACATCCCATGGATGGAAGTGACGGCCATGTGTCGAAACTCCTAAACTGCGATCTGTTCGCGTACGACGTCCGCGAGCCGTTCGCACACACGGCGTACCTGCCCCTCGTCGGTTCCCTCGACCATCACCCGCACCAGCGGTTCGGTTCCAGACATCCGCAGCAGCACCCGGCCACTGCCGTCGAGTTCGCGCTCGGCCTCGGCGACCGCCTCGCGCACCCCCGGCAGCTCGTCGAGTTCCCGGCGCCGGTCGAGCCGCACGTTGATCAGCACCTGCGGATAACGCTCGACCTCGGCACACAGCCCATCGAGCGAACACTCGAGCCGGTTGAGCGCCGCAAGCACCTGCAGCGCCGCAACGATCCCGTCGCCGGTGGAGGTGCGATCGCGGCAGATGATGTGGCCCGAGGGTTCGCCGCCAAGGATGCCATCGGCCTGCTTGAGCGCCTCCATGATGTAGCGATCGCCCACCTTGGTGCGGACGAACCCGGTGCCGAGCCGCGCCAGCGCATGCTCTAGACCGAGATTGCTCATCAGTGTCCCGACCACCTCACCACGCATCGCACTGGCTGCGAGCCTGGATTTGGCAATGATGTAGAGCAGCTGGTCGCCGTCGACCAGCTCACCGCGCGAATCGACCATCAATACCCGGTCGCCATCACCGTCGAAGGCGATACCGAGGTCCGCGCCCTCACGCAGCACCGCCTCGCGCAGCGCCTCGGGCTGGGTCGATCCGACGTCGCGATTGATATTGAACCCATTGGGCTCGACGCCCAGACGCACCACGCTGGCGCCAAGCTCCTCGAAGACATGGGGGGCAGTATTATAGGTCGCCCCGTTGGCACAATCGACGACGATTTTCAGACCACGGAAATTGATCGACGATGGGATGGTGCCCTTGCAGAACTCGATGTAGCGACCACCGGCGTCACCGACTCGCACCACCTTGCCCAGATCGCTGGAGTCGACCGTGCGCAACGGCTGCTCCAGCTCGGCCTCGATCGCCGCCTCGACCGTGTCGGGGAGCTTGTCGCCTTCGGCCGAGAAGAACTTGATGCCGTTGTCCTGGTAGGGATTGTGCGAGGCGGTAATGACGATCCCGGCATCGGCGCGGAAGGTGCGGGTGAGATAGGCCACCGCCGGAGTGGTCATCGGCCCGAGCAGACGGATGTCGACCCCGGCGGCCACCAGCCCGGCCTCGAGCGCGGACTCGAACATGTAGCCCGAGATCCGGGTGTCCTTGCCGATCAGGATCTTGCCGCCACCGCCATTGCCGAGCACCCGCCCGGCCGCCCAGCCGAGCTTGAGCACGAAGTCGGGGGTGACGATGCCCTCGCCGACCCGCCCGCGGATGCCGTCGGTTCCGAAGTATCTACGCATTCAGTGCTCGCCCGCCGGTCCACCGACGCGCCCCTCCTTGGTCTGACTCGCAGCATCCGGCCCGGTCGGACGCTGCGACTGATCGTCCTCCCAGTCGCGCGGCGGGCGCGGCGGGCGGCCGGACATGATGTCGTCGATCTGATCCGAGTCGATGGTCTCGAACTTCATCAGCGCCGCGGTCATCGCCTCGAGCTTGTCGCGATGGGTCTCGAGGATCTCGCGGGCACGCGCGTAGTTGCGCTCGATCACGTCGCGGATCTCCTCGTCGATGAGATGACTGGTCTCGTCGGAGACGTTCTTGTGCTGGGTGACCGAATGGCCGAGGAAGACCTCCTGCTCGTCCTCGCCGTAGGTCAGCGGCCCGAGCCGATCGGACAGCCCCCACTTGGTGACCATGTTGCGGGCGATCTCGGTGGCGCGCTGGATATCGTTCTGTGCGCCGGTGGTGACACTCTCGGTACCGAACACCAACTCTTCGGCGACACGACCGCCGAACAGGCTGGAGACCTGGCTCTCGAGCCGTTGCTTGCTGTAACTGAAGCGATCGTCCTCGGGCAGGAACAGGGTGACACCGAGTGCGCGACCACGCGGGATGATGCTGACCTTGTGCACCGGATCGTGATCGGGCACCAGTCGACCGACGATGGCGTGCCCCGACTCATGATAGGCGGTCAGGCGCTTCTCGTCCTCGGTCATCACCATCGAGCGCCGCTCGGCGCCCATCATGATCTTGTCCTTGGCCTGCTCCATGTCGTCCATGTCGACGAGCTTCTTGTTGCGGCGCGCGGCGAACAGCGCCGCCTCGTTGACCAGGTTGGCCAGGTCGGCGCCGGAGAAGCCGGGTGTACCGCGCGCCAGCACCGAGGCCTGGACGTCCTCGGCGGCGGGGATCTTGCGCATGTGCACCTTGAGGATCTGCTCGCGGCCACGCACATCGGGCAGCGGCACCACCACCTGACGGTCGAAGCGGCCCGGGCGCAGCAGCGCCGGGTCGAGCACGTCGGGACGGTTGGTCGCGGCGATCACGATCACTCCCTCGGTGCCCTCGAAGCCGTCCATCTCGACGAGCAGCTGGTTGAGGGTCTGCTCGCGCTCGTCGTGCCCGCCACCGAGCCCGGCGCCACGATGGCGACCGACGGCGTCGATCTCGTCGATGAAGATGATGCAGGGCGCATGCTTCTTGGCCTGCTCGAACATGTCGCGCACCCGCGAGGCGCCGACACCGACGAACATCTCGACGAAGTCCGAGCCGGAGATGGTGAAGAAGGGCACCCGCGCCTCGCCGGCGATGGCGCGCGCCAGCAGCGTCTTGCCGGTGCCGGGCGGGCCGACCATCAGCACGCCCTTGGGGATCTTGCCACCGAGCTTCTGGAACTTGCCGGGGTCGCGGAGGAAGTCGACCATCTCGACGACCTCTTCCTTGGCCTCCTCGGCGCCGGCGACATCCTGGAAGGTAACCTTGATCTGATCCTCGGAGAGCATGCGTGCGCGGCTCTTGCCGAAGGACATCGCCCCACGGCCGCCGCCACCGCCTTGCATCTGACGCAGGAAGAAAATCCACAGCCCGACCAGGATCAACAGCGGGAACCAGTTGATCAGCACCTGCATCAGCACCGACTGCTGCTCGGGCGGCGCGGCCTTGATCACCACATCGTTGTTGAGCAGGTCGCCGACCAGGCCGTCATCGCCCGGACTGAAGGTGGTGAAGCGCTGCCCGGAGGCGGTCAGACCCTCGATCTTCTCGCCCTGGATGGTCACTTCCTTGACGTCGCCCTGCTTGACCCGCGCGATGAAGGTCGAGTAGTCGAGCTTGCTCGAAGCCGATTGGGTGGTGGTGAAGTTGTTGAACACGGACATCAGCACGATGGCGATGACCACCCAAAGAAGTATGTTTTTCGCCATGTCACTCACGGCCTGGTGCCCTTAGCTGGTTGGTTGCCGGCGCGGCAATGTCGTCACTCAAGCGGATGAAACTAGCATCGACCGCTCAAGGATTAAAGCCTTTGGCCACGAGATAGACCTCGCGGCTCGCCGATCTGGAGGACTTCGGCTTGCGCGTGACCACCCGCGAGAAGGACTGACGCAGGGTGCGCAGATAATCGTCGAAGCCGCTGCCCTGGAAGACCTTGACCGCGAGCGCGCCGCCGGGCTTGAGCCGGGCCTGGGCCAGCTCCAGGGCGAGTTCGACCAGATACATCACCCGCGCCTGGTCGACCACCGCAGTCCCGGTGATGTTCGGCGCCATGTCCGAGAGCACCACGTCGAGCGGTGCGGCCTCGAGCGCCGCCTCGAGCTGCTCGAGCATCGCCTGCTCACGGAAGTCACCCTGGAGGATCTCGACGCCCGGCAGCGGATCGATCGGCAGCAGGTCGAGCGCGACCACCCGTCCCTGCTTGCCGACCAGCCGCGCGGCCACCTGCGACCAGCTCCCGGGCGCGGCACCGAGATCGACCACCCGCATCCCCGGGGCGAGCAGACGATCGCGCTCCTGGAGTTCGAGCAGCTTGTAGGCAGCGCGCGAACGGTAACCGTCCTGTTGCGCCTGCTTGACGAAAGGATCGCCGACGTGACGGTCGAGCCAGCGACGACTGGACTTGCTTCTTGCCATGGATCGAGAAACCGGTGGACTGGTGCGACACGGGGGATCCGCGCGCATGGATACACTATTGAACCACAGCCCGGGGATGGCCGGCGCGCCCGACCGAGCCGATCGAGACATGTTCAGAGTTCGTGGACCCAGGGAAAACGGAAGAGTTCGAGCAGCATTCCCGCCAGCGCGCCACCGAGTACGGCGCCGACCACCGCCTGGGCGAGGTCCTGGTGCAGCGCCAGACTCGCCTGCATCCACCAACCCTGCTCGACGGCGAGCAGCGGCCCGCTGATCAGCCAGACACTACCGGCCGCGACCCCGGCGAGCAGCGCCATCACCAGTGCCTCGATGAGCTGACAGGGGCGCGACTCGAGCAGCAGCCGACGCGCCAGACAGACCCAGCCGCGCACCGTCGAGACATAGAGCACGCCGTTGACGCTGACCAGGAACAGCAGCACCGCGAACACCGCGAACCCACCCGGCTGCAGCGAATCGGCAAGGGCCACGGCGGTACCGACCAGCGCGCCGGTCATGAGGCCGGCCAGGGTCTTGCCCGGCACATGGCGCGAACAGCGCGCGCGGAAGGGCACCAACGCCCCGACCACAGCGGCCAGCGCAGCGGCGAGCAGCGCCGACTCGATGAACCCCACCATGCCGTCGAGCGCGATCAAAGCCCCGACCCCGACCACGCCACCGATGGCCGTGGCCATCAGCGAGATCTCTCGCGCACCGTAGAGCACCGCACCGATCGCGCCGGCCAGTGCCGCGGCCGGCACATAGGCCCAGTGTGACCAGCCGTGCACGCGCAGCAACTCGACCAGCCCGATGAACAGCGGCGCGTGGATCAACCCGATCAGGCACCAGACGATGGTGCGCAGAAACAGCAATCGCCAGCGCACCCCATGACGACTCACCGCGGGCTCGAGGCGGTCGTGGACGCGGACGTCGCAATAATGGCTGGAGAGGACCTGGGGGCGGGATAGAGACATGACCGGGTTACCGCTGTTGCTGCCTGGTAGAGGATCGGGCAAGAGGCAGGGACCCGATCACAAGAGTGCTTCCGTAGAGAATACGGTCGCTGTCTCTGGATTAAAGCAGGGGTGTCAGCGCGCCTACGTGACCTGTGACCCAGATGTTGCCGACGAACGGCGGCCCCGAAACGACAAACGGGGCCGTGCGGCCCCGTCAGTGTACCCCCGGAGGGGAACGTCAACCCGGATCAGCCTGCACGCAGGGTCCAGGAAGCGCACCAGCCGTTGAGGTTGATCAGCTTGCCGGGGAACAGGCTGCAGCCGCGCCACTCGCCAGCACCCTGGTCGGGCAGCATGAACTGGCAGTTCTCGCAGTGCTGCTCCTCGGGCGGAAGACCCGGGCGAGCGGCGGCAACGCGCTCGGACTGAGCCGCATCACGGTGGTACTTCAGCGCAACCGCGGTGGGATCGTCCTCGGTCACAGCGTTTGCAGGAACCTCGGCACGCGCGGTACCGAAGCCAACGAGGTTGATCACCGGGACTGCGGCAGCGGTACCCAGCATCACTTTGACGGCGTCGCGACGGCTCTTGCAAATTGGCTTATCGGACATGGGATCAACTCCTTCAAAAAGGCACACTTGGTGATCTCGATACCTCCGGAAACCCCGGAGGCCGTCGATCATTGTGCAACATGAGTCCCTAAAAGGCGAGCACAAGAGGCCGTCGAGACGGGTCGATTCAGTCGAGATAGGTGCCGGCACCAAGGTAGCGGGCACGCCAATAGGGCGCGTCGAGCCGGGCCAGACGAACCTCGCGGCGCGAGGTCGAGGCGTGCACGAAGCGCTCATCATCGACCATCAGACCGACATGGTGCACCCCTGGACCGGTGCGGAAGAACACCAGGTCGCCCGCGCGTGCCCGCCCCTGGGCGAGCGGGCGGGCGCGGGCAAGCTGCGCCACCGAGACGCGCGGGATGTCGATTCCCGCGGCGTGGTGGGCGTAGTAGGTCAGACCACTGCAATCAACTCCGGTACGCGGATCCGTGCCACCGTAACGGTAGGGTGTCCCCAGCTGGGCGAGCCCAGCCTCGACCACCTGCTGGCGCGCCCCACCCGTGGCGGCACAACCACCGAGCAATACGAGCGCCGCGAGGATCCCGACGCGCACACTGGAAGAGACCGCTTCATTTCTCATAATTGATTGCAACAATCTTTTCTA
Coding sequences within:
- the rlmE gene encoding 23S rRNA (uridine(2552)-2'-O)-methyltransferase RlmE — translated: MARSKSSRRWLDRHVGDPFVKQAQQDGYRSRAAYKLLELQERDRLLAPGMRVVDLGAAPGSWSQVAARLVGKQGRVVALDLLPIDPLPGVEILQGDFREQAMLEQLEAALEAAPLDVVLSDMAPNITGTAVVDQARVMYLVELALELAQARLKPGGALAVKVFQGSGFDDYLRTLRQSFSRVVTRKPKSSRSASREVYLVAKGFNP
- the glmM gene encoding phosphoglucosamine mutase, whose product is MRRYFGTDGIRGRVGEGIVTPDFVLKLGWAAGRVLGNGGGGKILIGKDTRISGYMFESALEAGLVAAGVDIRLLGPMTTPAVAYLTRTFRADAGIVITASHNPYQDNGIKFFSAEGDKLPDTVEAAIEAELEQPLRTVDSSDLGKVVRVGDAGGRYIEFCKGTIPSSINFRGLKIVVDCANGATYNTAPHVFEELGASVVRLGVEPNGFNINRDVGSTQPEALREAVLREGADLGIAFDGDGDRVLMVDSRGELVDGDQLLYIIAKSRLAASAMRGEVVGTLMSNLGLEHALARLGTGFVRTKVGDRYIMEALKQADGILGGEPSGHIICRDRTSTGDGIVAALQVLAALNRLECSLDGLCAEVERYPQVLINVRLDRRRELDELPGVREAVAEAERELDGSGRVLLRMSGTEPLVRVMVEGTDEGQVRRVCERLADVVREQIAV
- a CDS encoding C40 family peptidase, translated to MRNEAVSSSVRVGILAALVLLGGCAATGGARQQVVEAGLAQLGTPYRYGGTDPRTGVDCSGLTYYAHHAAGIDIPRVSVAQLARARPLAQGRARAGDLVFFRTGPGVHHVGLMVDDERFVHASTSRREVRLARLDAPYWRARYLGAGTYLD
- the ftsH gene encoding ATP-dependent zinc metalloprotease FtsH, giving the protein MAKNILLWVVIAIVLMSVFNNFTTTQSASSKLDYSTFIARVKQGDVKEVTIQGEKIEGLTASGQRFTTFSPGDDGLVGDLLNNDVVIKAAPPEQQSVLMQVLINWFPLLILVGLWIFFLRQMQGGGGGRGAMSFGKSRARMLSEDQIKVTFQDVAGAEEAKEEVVEMVDFLRDPGKFQKLGGKIPKGVLMVGPPGTGKTLLARAIAGEARVPFFTISGSDFVEMFVGVGASRVRDMFEQAKKHAPCIIFIDEIDAVGRHRGAGLGGGHDEREQTLNQLLVEMDGFEGTEGVIVIAATNRPDVLDPALLRPGRFDRQVVVPLPDVRGREQILKVHMRKIPAAEDVQASVLARGTPGFSGADLANLVNEAALFAARRNKKLVDMDDMEQAKDKIMMGAERRSMVMTEDEKRLTAYHESGHAIVGRLVPDHDPVHKVSIIPRGRALGVTLFLPEDDRFSYSKQRLESQVSSLFGGRVAEELVFGTESVTTGAQNDIQRATEIARNMVTKWGLSDRLGPLTYGEDEQEVFLGHSVTQHKNVSDETSHLIDEEIRDVIERNYARAREILETHRDKLEAMTAALMKFETIDSDQIDDIMSGRPPRPPRDWEDDQSQRPTGPDAASQTKEGRVGGPAGEH
- a CDS encoding high-potential iron-sulfur protein; the protein is MSDKPICKSRRDAVKVMLGTAAAVPVINLVGFGTARAEVPANAVTEDDPTAVALKYHRDAAQSERVAAARPGLPPEEQHCENCQFMLPDQGAGEWRGCSLFPGKLINLNGWCASWTLRAG